One genomic region from Pelagicoccus sp. SDUM812003 encodes:
- a CDS encoding class I SAM-dependent methyltransferase, protein MKQMLTADAPDLRRRHQKRGCSLNAIFPLTRMTHIADLICDRFSFNERSRVLDLGCSDGDNALTLAMRTGAQVIGVDACSGAVRGAIRASGELEALRCNTQFFVEQPESLPFAENSFDAIYCDRFLDTVSNPRSVVRDLSGMIKPSGSILVADMYFRREPQSMDSELKRWLGGTYDRSIVSDVVLLFEEQGMSLVHFEPLDVHLSNYLESVIMGSTLQSKNPIPGAWGRGLERETASSLLAAVDEREIGYAAMVFEADRKLG, encoded by the coding sequence ATGAAACAAATGCTCACTGCCGACGCGCCGGACCTCAGGCGCCGCCACCAAAAGAGAGGCTGCTCGCTGAACGCGATATTTCCTCTAACCAGAATGACCCATATCGCGGACTTGATCTGCGACCGCTTCTCCTTCAACGAGAGGAGTCGGGTGCTTGATCTGGGCTGCTCGGACGGCGACAACGCTTTGACGCTCGCCATGAGGACGGGGGCTCAGGTGATCGGGGTCGACGCTTGCTCGGGCGCCGTGCGCGGTGCCATACGGGCCAGCGGCGAACTGGAAGCTTTGAGGTGCAATACGCAGTTTTTCGTGGAGCAGCCTGAGTCCTTGCCATTCGCTGAGAACTCCTTCGATGCGATCTACTGTGACCGGTTTTTGGATACGGTTAGCAATCCCAGGTCGGTGGTTCGGGATCTGTCTGGCATGATCAAGCCGAGCGGCTCGATTCTGGTGGCTGACATGTATTTCCGTCGAGAACCGCAGTCGATGGACAGCGAGCTGAAGCGATGGCTGGGCGGCACCTATGATCGCTCGATCGTGAGCGACGTGGTCTTGCTGTTTGAGGAGCAAGGCATGAGCCTCGTGCATTTCGAACCTTTGGACGTTCATCTATCGAACTATCTCGAGTCGGTGATCATGGGGTCGACCTTGCAGAGCAAGAATCCCATACCTGGCGCCTGGGGCCGAGGCTTGGAAAGGGAAACGGCGAGTTCTCTGCTCGCCGCTGTGGATGAAAGAGAGATCGGCTACGCGGCGATGGTGTTCGAAGCGGACCGTAAGCTAGGATAG
- the gpmI gene encoding 2,3-bisphosphoglycerate-independent phosphoglycerate mutase, whose translation MSEAKKPVLLVIRDGWGSNHNADQDGYNAVKLANTPVSDMLSAEWPRTELAACGLDVGVPEGIMGNSEVGHQNIGAGRIVDQEIVRITKAFKDGAVTGNKALEGAFSKAKSGGKLHYMGIASDAGVHGLLEHLYGLVEEAKKAGVEEVYVHLFTDGRDTPPHSGKGFAEQCEAKLKEIGIGKIASVCGRFWCMDRDERWDRVGKAYNMLTGKEGDKAKSAPEAIQAYYDNPTSDSNIGDEFVAPTWIVDENDQPIATIGNGDAVVFYNYRGDRPRELAKAFIQDDFDGFDRGEKLDLFFVAMTEWQKGLCENVVFYKPEKMKNVLGAYLADKGLTQFRSAETEKFPHVTFFFNDYREEPFPGEDRGMAKSPKVPTYDQAPEMSASEVTELVKDAILSGKYDFILVNYANPDMVGHTGNLEAVKKACATVDEGIGILLEAIDKMGGKALITADHGNADQLWDNTVDGPHTAHTLNPVEAVVYGEGLKGKELVNDNNRRLADIAPTILAMMGLEKPAEMTGINLIKD comes from the coding sequence ATGAGCGAAGCGAAAAAACCAGTACTCCTCGTCATCCGCGACGGATGGGGCAGCAACCACAACGCCGACCAAGACGGCTACAACGCCGTCAAGCTGGCGAACACCCCCGTCTCCGATATGCTGAGCGCCGAGTGGCCCCGCACCGAGCTGGCCGCATGCGGTCTCGATGTCGGCGTGCCAGAGGGCATCATGGGCAATTCCGAAGTCGGCCACCAGAACATCGGGGCCGGCCGCATCGTGGACCAGGAGATCGTGCGCATCACCAAAGCCTTCAAGGACGGCGCCGTCACCGGCAACAAGGCCCTCGAAGGCGCCTTCTCCAAAGCCAAGTCCGGCGGCAAGCTGCACTATATGGGCATCGCCTCCGACGCTGGCGTGCACGGCTTGCTCGAGCACCTCTACGGGCTGGTGGAAGAAGCCAAGAAGGCCGGCGTCGAGGAGGTCTACGTTCACCTCTTCACCGACGGCCGCGACACCCCGCCGCACTCCGGCAAGGGATTCGCCGAACAGTGCGAAGCGAAACTCAAGGAGATCGGCATCGGAAAAATCGCTTCCGTCTGCGGCCGCTTCTGGTGCATGGACCGCGACGAGCGCTGGGACCGCGTGGGCAAGGCCTACAACATGCTCACCGGCAAGGAAGGCGACAAAGCGAAGTCCGCCCCGGAAGCCATCCAGGCCTACTACGACAACCCCACTTCCGACTCCAACATCGGCGACGAGTTCGTAGCTCCGACCTGGATCGTAGACGAAAACGACCAGCCCATCGCCACTATCGGCAACGGCGACGCAGTGGTCTTCTACAACTACCGCGGCGACCGTCCGCGCGAATTGGCCAAGGCGTTCATCCAGGATGACTTCGATGGCTTCGATCGAGGCGAAAAGCTGGACCTCTTCTTCGTGGCCATGACCGAATGGCAGAAGGGCCTCTGCGAAAACGTGGTGTTCTACAAGCCGGAGAAAATGAAGAACGTGCTCGGCGCCTACCTCGCCGATAAGGGCCTCACCCAGTTCCGCTCCGCCGAAACGGAAAAGTTCCCCCACGTCACCTTCTTCTTCAACGACTACCGTGAAGAGCCCTTCCCGGGCGAAGATCGCGGCATGGCCAAGTCCCCCAAGGTCCCGACCTACGACCAGGCCCCGGAAATGTCCGCCAGCGAAGTCACCGAACTGGTCAAGGACGCCATTCTCTCCGGCAAATACGACTTCATTCTGGTCAACTACGCCAACCCCGACATGGTCGGCCACACCGGCAACCTGGAAGCGGTCAAGAAGGCCTGCGCCACGGTCGACGAAGGCATCGGCATCCTGCTGGAAGCCATCGACAAGATGGGCGGCAAGGCCCTCATCACCGCCGACCACGGCAACGCGGATCAGCTCTGGGACAACACCGTGGACGGTCCTCACACCGCCCACACCCTCAACCCGGTGGAAGCCGTGGTCTACGGCGAAGGCCTCAAAGGCAAGGAGCTGGTCAACGACAACAATCGTCGCCTCGCCGACATCGCTCCGACCATCCTCGCCATGATGGGCCTAGAAAAGCCCGCCGAAATGACCGGCATCAACCTCATCAAGGACTAA
- a CDS encoding DUF3160 domain-containing protein encodes MPRLLALLTVLLFSHPSPHLPAGEPPPPEPKFQPADELSREEWRAAHDRWQAEHDAWENQLTAQQVIELQKAKRAENSAEQEGSIRNQSLPTAASDYDWRVEAEKRKLSSALLDSLENHQLAYGDSCRQSFAPYLSGPVFITSDSLLNAFHVLFEDSFRELELRRAESFRGRLAAVLAAARSALTTAFSERLPGEAMPADRFEAAFSQVELALGPALILMGEPLESFSEIHRQEIAAQVQLITQADSQILPSWLAPADPESLLAIDYRRCRPVGFYADSPRLQNYFRALRWLQMLPFRASREHEFDAMALLAIACDESKQEGAFARYTQLLGRGDDPTMIELGKLLDFVSPRSWRTFDCRRPEVRKRVSLKLIQDGYYRINSDLRAKTTVVDAFPKLVFRIVSTAALPDAITFQEMLDQDLAPSGLAVAAWLGSEYALENLAPAERSFIEANPKPAQDPFDHYDRYRSAKLYPRYLDVLSTLFIPAAPEAPDFMRREAWAAKSCQSALGSWAQMRHTFTLQAKMTQHYLGLALVPPGFVEPNPEFFARMARLIETSHNALEAEKCFQPSRWEESDRLRELALFLQKPHIVAPAIVKLLGFDSSWEDFLEMQSVAEAVSDPSIVPSSGLDDDDPDYQAKRLRAIEILEAKAEAIESGATSIPQQRSILEDRWEKLAKIARQLESLAHKQLRQLPWSHAEEAFLKEYGEKLAYVMGYFGNSWLTPRDDAPRWAEVVGYPERQRSLSAAVGRPRTFYVLYPWQGLEILCQGSVMQYYEFETDTTLTDQEWKTRLDSPNAPVLPEWIQPYASTPAAPPPDPH; translated from the coding sequence ATGCCCCGACTTCTGGCCCTCCTCACCGTTCTCCTATTCTCTCACCCCTCTCCCCACCTTCCCGCCGGCGAACCGCCCCCGCCCGAGCCTAAATTTCAACCAGCCGACGAGCTCTCCCGCGAGGAATGGCGGGCCGCTCACGATCGCTGGCAAGCCGAGCACGACGCTTGGGAAAACCAGCTAACCGCCCAGCAAGTCATCGAATTGCAGAAAGCGAAACGGGCCGAAAACTCCGCCGAACAGGAAGGCTCCATCCGAAACCAAAGCCTCCCCACCGCCGCCAGCGACTACGATTGGCGAGTCGAAGCAGAAAAACGCAAACTCTCCTCCGCCCTCCTCGACAGCCTCGAAAACCACCAGCTGGCCTACGGCGATTCCTGCCGCCAGTCCTTCGCCCCCTATCTCAGCGGCCCAGTCTTCATCACCAGCGATTCCCTGCTCAACGCCTTCCATGTCCTCTTCGAAGACTCCTTCCGCGAGCTCGAGCTTCGTCGGGCCGAATCCTTTCGCGGCCGACTCGCCGCCGTCCTCGCCGCCGCCCGCTCCGCCCTCACCACCGCCTTCAGCGAACGGTTGCCTGGCGAAGCCATGCCCGCCGATCGCTTCGAAGCTGCCTTCTCCCAAGTCGAACTCGCCCTCGGTCCGGCCCTGATCCTCATGGGCGAACCGCTAGAGAGCTTTTCCGAAATCCACCGGCAGGAAATCGCCGCCCAAGTCCAGCTCATCACCCAAGCCGACTCCCAAATCCTCCCGTCTTGGCTTGCTCCCGCCGACCCCGAGTCCCTATTGGCCATCGACTATCGACGCTGCAGACCCGTCGGATTCTACGCCGACTCGCCCCGCCTGCAAAACTACTTCCGGGCCCTGCGTTGGCTGCAAATGCTGCCGTTTCGAGCCAGTCGCGAACACGAATTCGACGCCATGGCCCTACTGGCCATCGCTTGCGATGAGAGCAAGCAGGAGGGCGCCTTCGCTCGCTACACTCAGCTGCTCGGCCGAGGAGACGATCCCACCATGATCGAGCTGGGCAAGCTCTTGGACTTCGTCTCCCCACGCAGCTGGCGAACCTTCGACTGCCGCCGCCCGGAGGTTCGCAAGCGCGTCTCCCTCAAGCTCATCCAGGACGGCTACTACCGAATCAATTCCGACCTGCGAGCCAAGACCACCGTGGTAGACGCCTTCCCAAAACTGGTCTTCCGAATCGTTTCTACCGCCGCCCTCCCCGACGCCATCACCTTCCAGGAGATGCTGGACCAGGACCTTGCCCCCTCCGGTCTCGCCGTCGCCGCCTGGCTCGGTTCCGAGTATGCTCTGGAAAACCTCGCTCCCGCGGAGCGAAGCTTCATCGAGGCCAACCCCAAGCCCGCCCAAGACCCCTTCGATCACTACGACCGCTACCGCAGCGCCAAGCTCTACCCACGCTACCTGGACGTTCTCAGCACCCTCTTCATCCCGGCCGCCCCAGAAGCGCCAGACTTCATGCGCCGCGAGGCTTGGGCCGCTAAAAGCTGCCAAAGCGCTCTCGGCTCATGGGCCCAAATGCGCCACACCTTCACCCTACAGGCGAAGATGACACAGCACTACCTCGGCCTAGCCCTGGTCCCACCCGGCTTCGTCGAGCCGAACCCCGAGTTCTTCGCCCGCATGGCCCGCCTGATCGAAACCTCCCACAACGCCCTCGAAGCGGAAAAGTGTTTCCAGCCATCGCGCTGGGAGGAATCGGACCGGCTTCGTGAGCTGGCGTTATTTCTGCAAAAACCTCACATCGTCGCTCCCGCCATCGTCAAGCTTCTCGGATTTGACTCCTCATGGGAGGATTTTCTGGAAATGCAATCGGTTGCCGAAGCCGTCTCCGATCCCTCGATCGTTCCCTCTAGCGGGCTCGATGACGACGACCCCGACTACCAAGCAAAGCGCCTGCGGGCCATCGAAATCCTGGAAGCGAAAGCCGAGGCCATCGAGAGCGGGGCCACCAGTATTCCTCAGCAAAGGTCCATCCTCGAAGACCGTTGGGAAAAACTCGCCAAAATCGCCCGCCAGCTGGAGAGCCTCGCCCATAAGCAACTTCGCCAGCTGCCGTGGAGCCATGCCGAGGAAGCCTTCCTCAAAGAATACGGCGAAAAGCTGGCCTACGTGATGGGCTATTTCGGAAACTCCTGGCTCACTCCCCGCGACGACGCCCCACGCTGGGCGGAAGTGGTCGGCTATCCCGAGCGACAACGCTCTCTCTCCGCCGCCGTCGGTCGCCCGCGTACCTTCTACGTGCTCTACCCTTGGCAAGGCTTGGAGATCCTCTGCCAAGGCTCCGTCATGCAGTACTACGAGTTCGAGACCGATACCACTCTCACCGATCAGGAGTGGAAGACCCGTCTCGACTCTCCCAACGCCCCTGTCCTACCAGAATGGATACAGCCATACGCCTCCACGCCAGCTGCGCCACCGCCTGACCCGCACTGA
- a CDS encoding response regulator transcription factor translates to MKKNGCMRLLVVEDDPQLQKNLAQGLTEEGYKVDTASDGEEGLYHLQQFDYAAAILDIMLPKLDGWQIIARIRDTNPVPILILTARDSVDDRIRGLDSGADDYLPKPFHLDELYSRIRALIRRSRGAPNPVLSHGDLSIDTLARSITKSGVPVPLTNIEYSISEALLTRPGQVVSRSFLYENLFGEDDDNISDSLYVHICRLRKKLGKDVIKTRPGQGYYVDSES, encoded by the coding sequence ATGAAGAAAAACGGCTGCATGCGCCTGCTCGTAGTTGAAGACGATCCCCAGCTTCAAAAGAACCTCGCCCAAGGGCTCACCGAGGAGGGCTACAAGGTCGACACCGCCAGCGACGGAGAGGAAGGGCTCTACCACCTTCAGCAATTCGACTACGCCGCAGCTATCCTGGATATCATGCTGCCGAAGCTGGACGGCTGGCAAATCATCGCTCGCATCCGAGACACCAATCCGGTGCCGATCCTCATCCTCACCGCTCGCGACAGCGTCGACGATCGCATCCGCGGCCTCGATAGCGGCGCGGACGACTACCTGCCCAAACCGTTCCATCTGGACGAACTCTACTCGCGCATCAGAGCCTTGATCCGACGCTCCCGAGGCGCCCCCAACCCCGTCCTTTCCCACGGCGACCTGTCGATCGACACCCTCGCCCGCAGCATCACAAAATCCGGCGTCCCCGTTCCGCTCACCAACATCGAGTACTCGATCTCCGAAGCCTTGCTGACGCGACCGGGACAAGTCGTTTCTCGAAGCTTCCTCTACGAAAACCTCTTTGGCGAGGACGACGACAACATCTCGGATTCGCTCTACGTGCACATCTGCAGGTTGCGCAAGAAGCTCGGCAAGGACGTCATAAAGACGCGCCCCGGCCAAGGGTATTACGTGGACTCGGAAAGCTAG
- a CDS encoding ATP-binding protein: MPHRSIRFRIQFWHSLLLVVITIGLSLSYYYYEKQNQLRLIDVTLQSVSVRLLPQVETFILRENRERFPPRRPPGDAGMASRPAPRPRLDRRPGIQTSAQEIAEELSDLNTMVYAWDRDLEQIYQSPNATELSPELGSFSAAPDRPNLYTVDRIRLFVTKTRIGMTIGFAKDISEHIADLAALRKKLVALDALIIFAGVFGGWYLTGRAIRPIQTISDTAKKIADGQRNLRISSSDTGCELESLAKVLNETFYKLDRSYAQQVQFTADASHELRTPVAALLTQIQLALSRERRQEEYIEHFQACQNQANHLKNLLSSLLDLARSDSGELEFRKADYDLSELVQECCDWLEPIAAKKEVSFTKRLAPVTARIDGLRMGQVLTNILSNAIRYSPNGETIRIELQQIEERARIRISDNGPGIPASERSRIFDRFVRASKSRSSASGNVGLGLAIAKAIVEQHKGSIQVESSQPGATFIVEFPLS, from the coding sequence ATGCCGCACCGGTCCATACGCTTCCGCATACAGTTCTGGCACAGTCTGCTGCTGGTGGTCATCACCATCGGTCTCTCCCTCTCCTACTACTACTACGAAAAGCAAAACCAGCTGCGCCTGATCGACGTCACCCTGCAAAGCGTCTCGGTGCGCCTTCTGCCCCAGGTCGAAACATTCATCCTGCGGGAGAACCGCGAGCGCTTCCCCCCGCGCCGACCGCCCGGGGATGCCGGTATGGCCAGCCGGCCGGCGCCAAGGCCACGGCTCGATCGCAGACCGGGCATCCAAACCAGCGCTCAGGAGATAGCGGAAGAGCTCAGCGACTTGAACACCATGGTCTACGCCTGGGACCGCGATCTGGAGCAAATCTACCAGTCTCCCAACGCTACGGAGCTTTCCCCCGAACTCGGCAGCTTTTCCGCGGCTCCGGACCGGCCAAACCTCTACACGGTCGATCGTATTCGCTTATTCGTTACGAAAACGCGAATCGGCATGACCATCGGATTCGCCAAGGACATTTCCGAGCACATCGCCGATCTGGCCGCCCTGAGAAAAAAGCTCGTCGCTCTCGACGCGCTCATCATCTTCGCAGGCGTATTCGGCGGCTGGTACCTGACGGGCAGAGCCATCCGACCCATTCAGACGATCAGCGACACGGCCAAAAAGATTGCCGACGGGCAACGCAATCTTCGTATCAGCTCTTCAGATACAGGCTGCGAACTCGAGAGCCTCGCCAAGGTGCTGAACGAAACCTTCTACAAGCTGGACCGATCCTACGCCCAACAAGTCCAATTCACCGCCGACGCGTCGCACGAGCTGAGAACCCCGGTGGCCGCCCTGCTCACCCAGATCCAGCTCGCCCTCTCTCGCGAGCGACGTCAGGAGGAGTACATCGAGCACTTCCAAGCCTGCCAGAATCAGGCCAACCACTTGAAGAACCTGCTCAGCAGCTTGCTCGATCTGGCCCGATCCGATTCCGGAGAGCTCGAGTTTCGCAAGGCCGACTACGACCTGAGCGAGCTGGTGCAGGAGTGCTGCGACTGGCTCGAACCGATCGCTGCGAAAAAGGAGGTGAGCTTCACGAAACGCCTCGCCCCGGTGACCGCTCGCATCGACGGACTGAGAATGGGGCAGGTGCTGACAAACATCCTTTCCAACGCCATACGGTACAGCCCAAACGGAGAGACCATACGAATCGAACTACAGCAGATCGAAGAACGAGCTCGTATCCGGATTTCGGATAACGGTCCCGGAATCCCGGCGTCGGAACGAAGCCGCATCTTCGATCGTTTCGTTCGAGCTTCGAAATCCAGGTCGAGCGCCAGCGGCAACGTCGGACTCGGACTGGCCATCGCCAAAGCCATCGTCGAACAGCACAAGGGCAGCATCCAGGTCGAATCCAGCCAACCCGGAGCCACCTTCATCGTGGAATTCCCGCTATCCTAG
- a CDS encoding endo-1,4-beta-xylanase, giving the protein MLFSKTPFPTSLALLAAGALAALPLAHCQETIALKSVYQNAFKVGAAVNDSIVSGEAPRLQQIALAQFNTITLENDLKAEQVNPEPGVFNWGPADAFVEFGEKHDLFIVGHTLVWHNQTPSWFFHDKDGNPNTPDAQKERMRQHIETVASRYAGRIDAWDVVNEVIADDGSYRPTTWVNSIGDGDELVKLAFKYASEYAPDAELYYNDFNAWRPAKRDGIVRMVKMLQAEGIRIDGVGIQAHWGLNFPKNQYIEEAIDAYAALGVKVMITELDVDVLPLTREGQIIGTGMFHPQFQLEEFKEYLDPYPNGLPAEIEGALAHRYAELFEIFYRKRDSIDRVTLWGVHDPMSWKNGYPIPGRTNYPLLWDRDLQPKPAFFSVASVPYALSEAP; this is encoded by the coding sequence ATGCTCTTTTCTAAAACGCCCTTTCCGACATCCCTTGCCCTCCTCGCCGCCGGCGCCCTTGCCGCGCTGCCTCTCGCCCATTGCCAGGAAACGATCGCTCTGAAGAGCGTGTACCAAAACGCCTTCAAGGTCGGCGCCGCCGTCAACGACTCCATCGTCTCCGGAGAAGCCCCTCGACTCCAGCAGATCGCTCTCGCTCAGTTCAACACCATCACCCTGGAAAACGACCTCAAGGCGGAACAGGTCAATCCCGAGCCGGGCGTCTTCAACTGGGGGCCCGCAGACGCCTTCGTGGAGTTTGGCGAGAAACATGACCTCTTCATCGTCGGCCACACCCTGGTTTGGCACAACCAAACACCGTCATGGTTTTTCCATGACAAAGACGGAAACCCGAATACGCCCGACGCCCAGAAAGAACGCATGCGCCAGCACATTGAGACCGTAGCCAGCCGCTACGCCGGACGCATCGACGCTTGGGACGTGGTCAACGAGGTGATCGCCGACGATGGCTCCTACCGCCCCACCACTTGGGTAAACAGCATCGGCGATGGCGACGAGCTGGTGAAACTCGCCTTCAAATACGCCTCCGAATACGCCCCGGACGCGGAGCTCTACTACAACGACTTCAACGCCTGGCGCCCAGCCAAGCGGGACGGCATCGTGCGCATGGTCAAGATGCTGCAGGCCGAGGGCATCCGCATCGACGGCGTCGGCATCCAAGCCCACTGGGGACTGAACTTCCCGAAAAACCAGTACATCGAAGAGGCCATCGACGCCTACGCCGCCCTCGGGGTGAAAGTCATGATCACCGAGCTCGACGTCGATGTGCTCCCGCTCACCCGCGAAGGACAGATAATCGGCACCGGCATGTTCCACCCTCAGTTCCAGCTGGAGGAGTTCAAGGAATACCTCGACCCTTACCCAAATGGGCTTCCGGCCGAGATCGAAGGCGCCCTCGCCCATCGCTACGCGGAGCTTTTCGAAATCTTCTACCGCAAGCGTGACAGCATCGACCGAGTTACCCTGTGGGGAGTGCACGACCCGATGTCGTGGAAAAACGGATACCCTATCCCAGGGCGCACCAACTATCCACTGCTTTGGGATCGCGACCTCCAGCCCAAGCCGGCCTTCTTCTCCGTCGCCAGCGTGCCCTACGCGCTTTCCGAGGCTCCCTAG
- a CDS encoding bifunctional helix-turn-helix transcriptional regulator/GNAT family N-acetyltransferase: MEFYDQLGVCSLGSRLRRLGDRLAEDAAEVYRLYGSAIQPRWFPVYYVLKEGGSESVSAIAERVGQSHASVSQIAKEMEKAGFVSSEKGRRDTRKSFLSLTEKGRSHGPALQRQLTDVGKVAAELVAESDFDLWQAICDCERALSKRSLFQRVQEEKARRESESVEIVTYRRELADDFYRLNEEWITRYFTLEESDRRQLLNPEQSIVEKGGDILFALVDGECLGTCALVPHGEGCLEMAKMAVAPRARGFGLGKKLGLAAIERAKELGASRIYLESNRSLVPAISLYRKLGFVEVDGGPSPYARADIQMELRLDEKGAP, from the coding sequence ATGGAATTCTACGACCAGCTTGGGGTGTGTTCGTTGGGGAGTCGCTTGCGGCGACTGGGGGATCGTCTGGCGGAGGATGCGGCGGAGGTCTATCGGCTGTATGGGTCGGCGATTCAGCCGCGTTGGTTTCCGGTCTACTACGTGTTAAAGGAGGGGGGAAGCGAGTCGGTATCGGCGATCGCGGAGCGCGTGGGCCAGAGTCATGCTTCGGTGAGCCAGATCGCCAAGGAGATGGAGAAAGCCGGGTTTGTCAGCTCGGAGAAAGGGCGGCGGGATACGCGCAAGTCTTTCCTCTCGCTGACTGAGAAAGGGCGATCCCACGGACCGGCTTTGCAGCGTCAATTGACGGATGTGGGCAAGGTCGCGGCGGAGTTGGTGGCGGAGTCGGACTTCGATCTGTGGCAGGCGATCTGCGATTGCGAGCGAGCGCTGTCGAAGCGTTCGCTTTTCCAGCGAGTCCAGGAGGAGAAGGCGAGACGGGAGAGCGAAAGCGTTGAGATCGTGACCTACCGTCGGGAGCTTGCGGACGATTTCTACCGGTTGAACGAGGAATGGATCACGCGGTATTTCACTTTGGAGGAATCTGATCGGCGGCAGCTGTTGAACCCGGAACAGAGCATCGTCGAGAAAGGGGGAGACATCCTTTTCGCTCTGGTGGATGGCGAATGCCTGGGAACCTGCGCTCTGGTGCCGCATGGAGAAGGGTGCTTGGAAATGGCTAAGATGGCAGTCGCTCCGAGGGCCCGCGGGTTCGGGCTTGGCAAGAAGCTGGGCCTAGCGGCGATCGAGCGAGCGAAGGAGCTAGGTGCGTCGAGGATCTATCTAGAGAGCAATCGTTCGCTTGTCCCAGCTATCAGCCTGTATCGAAAACTTGGATTCGTAGAGGTAGACGGCGGCCCGTCTCCCTATGCTCGTGCCGATATTCAGATGGAGCTTCGGCTGGATGAAAAGGGAGCTCCCTAG
- a CDS encoding CPBP family intramembrane glutamic endopeptidase yields MTRFTKTFPILCFIGLSYGLSWLCWLPIRDKIQSNPFESEPWVFILLLLGGYGPSVAALILASLDGGASKVVALLKKFAIFKVGFRWYAVALLYGPLAMAISVGIYAATGGTIGYVHYPAFLFIPVMFVAASIFGPLAEELGFRGYALPLLYERYGFFLSSVALGAIHTFWHTPLFWSAEGSGVSGAPVTLASVGLYFLTTTSLSFIFTWVFKNTRGSVFLAFLVHLSANGSNIARGFILPELDDAAARLINDYRAFVLLAMVVCGAAFIRIVSTRSR; encoded by the coding sequence ATGACACGCTTCACCAAGACCTTCCCCATCCTCTGCTTCATCGGCCTTTCCTACGGCCTCTCCTGGCTGTGCTGGCTGCCGATCCGAGACAAGATCCAGTCCAACCCCTTCGAGTCCGAGCCTTGGGTATTCATTCTCCTACTACTGGGCGGCTACGGCCCTAGCGTAGCTGCCTTGATCCTAGCCAGTCTCGATGGCGGAGCGAGCAAGGTGGTCGCCCTCCTGAAGAAGTTCGCCATCTTCAAGGTCGGCTTTCGCTGGTACGCGGTCGCACTACTCTACGGTCCTCTGGCCATGGCCATCAGCGTAGGTATTTACGCCGCTACGGGCGGAACCATCGGCTACGTTCACTACCCGGCCTTCCTCTTCATCCCGGTCATGTTCGTAGCGGCCTCCATCTTCGGACCGCTGGCGGAGGAGTTGGGCTTTCGCGGCTACGCCCTGCCGCTACTCTACGAGCGATACGGCTTCTTCCTCAGCAGCGTAGCCCTAGGCGCCATACACACCTTCTGGCATACGCCTTTGTTCTGGTCCGCCGAGGGCTCGGGCGTAAGCGGGGCCCCAGTTACCCTGGCTTCGGTGGGACTTTACTTCTTAACCACCACCTCGCTGAGCTTCATCTTCACTTGGGTGTTCAAGAACACCCGTGGCAGCGTCTTCCTCGCGTTTCTCGTTCATCTAAGCGCCAACGGCAGCAACATCGCTCGCGGCTTCATTCTTCCGGAACTCGACGATGCTGCGGCTCGCCTGATCAACGACTATCGAGCCTTCGTGCTGCTCGCCATGGTCGTTTGCGGCGCCGCCTTCATCCGCATCGTTTCAACTCGCTCCCGCTAG